The following proteins are co-located in the Pseudoalteromonas sp. N1230-9 genome:
- a CDS encoding catalase, translating into MAESFKYSGQKGHGGELHQTANNQHPTMTTAQGCPVSDNQNSLTAGKRGPTLMEDHVFREKIFHFDHERIPERVVHARGYGAHGYFETYDTLEDLTCADIFQRKGEKTPVFTRFSTVAGNKGSPDLARDVRGFAVKLYTKEGNWDLVGNNIPVFFIQDAMKFPDLIHSAKAEPDRGFPQAQTAHDNFWDFVSLSPESMHMVMWAMSDRAIPRSLRFMEGFGVHTFKFVNAKGEQKYVKFHWKPKAGMQSVVWNEALKLNGADPDFHRRDMWESIQNGDFPEWELGVQVFDQAFADKFEFDVFDATKLIPEEQVPVKIIGRMVLDRVVDNFFAETEQVAFCTQNIVPGIDFTPDPLLQGRNFSYLDTQTKRLGGPNFTHIPVNAPKCPMHHFHQDGHMAMHNPKGRVNYEPNSWQGDENNPRACPAYGFKSTDEDTQGGKLRYRSDTFSDHYSQARQFYLSQTQVEQSHIQDALVFELSKVEHLAIRERVVSHLLNIDSELAKLVASGLGLQTMPEPAEAALETRQDLPVSDALSIQKSALNTFKGRKLGILVSDGFDAQLFDSLRCALKEQGANFEVIAAQVGGAKSSTGEHLSADQVINGGPSVLYDAVALLTTKEGAEKLSQIPEAKDFVSDAFSHNKFIGYTKDSVELLKAVGLTENQDDGVIDLGTCQVDEFLNTLKNLRYWKR; encoded by the coding sequence ATGGCAGAGTCATTTAAATATTCAGGTCAAAAAGGGCATGGTGGCGAGCTTCACCAAACAGCGAACAATCAACATCCCACCATGACAACAGCACAAGGTTGTCCTGTTAGCGATAATCAAAACTCCTTAACCGCAGGTAAACGTGGTCCAACATTAATGGAAGATCACGTCTTCCGTGAAAAGATATTTCATTTTGATCATGAACGTATTCCAGAGCGAGTTGTGCACGCAAGAGGCTATGGTGCACATGGTTACTTTGAAACATACGATACACTTGAAGATCTTACGTGTGCGGATATTTTTCAACGCAAGGGAGAAAAAACACCTGTTTTCACACGTTTTTCGACTGTAGCAGGTAATAAGGGCTCACCCGATTTAGCACGAGATGTGCGTGGGTTTGCAGTAAAACTTTACACCAAAGAAGGTAATTGGGATTTAGTTGGCAATAATATCCCTGTTTTTTTCATTCAAGACGCAATGAAATTCCCAGATTTAATCCACAGTGCCAAAGCCGAGCCTGATCGTGGTTTTCCGCAAGCACAAACGGCGCATGATAACTTTTGGGATTTTGTGAGTTTATCGCCTGAGTCTATGCACATGGTCATGTGGGCAATGTCAGACAGAGCGATTCCACGCTCATTACGTTTTATGGAAGGCTTTGGTGTGCATACATTTAAGTTTGTTAATGCGAAAGGTGAACAGAAGTACGTTAAATTTCACTGGAAACCAAAAGCAGGAATGCAGTCTGTGGTGTGGAATGAAGCATTAAAACTTAATGGTGCAGATCCTGATTTTCACCGTCGTGATATGTGGGAATCAATTCAAAATGGCGATTTTCCAGAATGGGAGCTAGGTGTACAAGTATTTGACCAAGCTTTTGCAGATAAATTTGAATTTGATGTTTTTGATGCTACAAAACTCATACCTGAAGAACAGGTGCCAGTAAAAATTATTGGTCGCATGGTGCTCGATAGAGTTGTCGATAACTTTTTTGCAGAGACAGAGCAAGTTGCTTTTTGTACTCAAAACATAGTACCTGGCATTGATTTTACCCCTGATCCACTATTGCAGGGTCGTAACTTCTCCTATTTGGATACGCAAACAAAGCGTTTAGGCGGGCCAAACTTTACTCATATTCCTGTTAATGCACCTAAATGTCCAATGCATCATTTTCATCAAGATGGTCATATGGCGATGCATAACCCTAAAGGGCGAGTAAATTACGAACCCAACTCTTGGCAAGGTGATGAAAACAACCCTCGCGCATGCCCTGCATATGGTTTCAAAAGTACAGACGAAGACACACAAGGTGGCAAGCTGAGATACCGCTCAGACACCTTTAGCGACCATTACAGCCAAGCAAGGCAGTTTTATTTAAGTCAAACTCAAGTAGAACAATCACATATTCAAGATGCGCTGGTTTTTGAGCTTTCAAAAGTTGAGCATTTAGCGATAAGGGAGCGTGTCGTGTCTCATTTACTTAATATTGATAGCGAATTAGCTAAATTAGTGGCCTCTGGCTTGGGCTTACAAACAATGCCAGAACCTGCCGAAGCAGCACTCGAAACACGCCAAGACCTTCCAGTGTCTGATGCTCTAAGTATTCAAAAAAGTGCGTTAAATACATTTAAAGGGCGTAAGCTGGGTATTCTTGTGAGTGATGGCTTTGATGCTCAGTTATTTGATTCATTGCGTTGTGCGCTTAAAGAGCAAGGTGCAAATTTTGAAGTTATAGCCGCTCAAGTTGGTGGTGCGAAAAGCTCGACTGGTGAGCATCTAAGTGCCGATCAAGTTATTAATGGTGGTCCTTCGGTTTTGTATGATGCGGTGGCGCTACTAACAACAAAAGAAGGGGCTGAAAAACTGAGTCAAATTCCTGAGGCAAAAGACTTTGTTTCAGATGCGTTTTCGCATAACAAATTTATCGGTTATACCAAGGATTCAGTTGAGCTGCTAAAAGCGGTTGGACTTACTGAAAACCAAGATGATGGCGTCATTGATTTAGGCACCTGTCAGGTAGATGAGTTTTTAAATACATTAAAAAACCTTCGCTATTGGAAACGATAG
- a CDS encoding DNA topoisomerase IB, which produces MKLIYVDDNLPGITRKRHSKCWLYYDPTGKRITAKKEIKRLNALAFPPAYKDVWLCPEENGHILATGYDTKGRKQYLYHPDFREQQELKKFEACELFGTKLPLLRAKLSEYLQGNELDYQRTLAAVVRLMDLGSLRVGSKRNAKENNSFGATTLRNRHAKLTGKNIRLEYKAKSGKVREVNLTDRVLSSIIKELQDLPGQNLFQYKEGDECIPVTSREVNQFIQQVMGEEFSAKHFRTWRASVLAFEAFYNAKKKLPLCDMLETVSSHLGNTPTIARNSYVHPALIDLCKECEATQVRTRQQLKLPRKTKYLSRYERGLLLFLAQ; this is translated from the coding sequence ATGAAACTGATTTATGTTGATGATAATTTGCCTGGAATTACTCGAAAACGGCATTCAAAGTGTTGGCTTTACTACGACCCTACCGGCAAACGAATTACAGCAAAAAAGGAAATTAAGCGTTTAAATGCGCTGGCATTCCCTCCTGCTTACAAAGATGTTTGGCTTTGTCCTGAAGAAAATGGGCATATTTTAGCGACAGGCTATGATACAAAAGGCAGAAAACAATACCTTTATCATCCAGATTTTAGAGAGCAGCAGGAACTAAAAAAGTTTGAGGCCTGTGAGCTTTTTGGCACCAAACTTCCTTTGTTGCGAGCTAAATTATCTGAATACTTACAAGGTAATGAGCTGGATTATCAACGGACATTAGCTGCGGTTGTCCGGTTAATGGATTTAGGTTCATTACGCGTAGGCTCAAAACGAAACGCGAAAGAAAATAACAGTTTTGGTGCAACAACGTTACGTAATCGCCACGCTAAATTAACGGGTAAAAATATTCGCTTAGAATATAAAGCTAAATCTGGCAAAGTGAGAGAGGTTAATCTTACAGATCGTGTTTTAAGCAGCATTATTAAAGAGTTGCAAGATTTACCAGGGCAAAATCTCTTTCAATATAAAGAGGGTGATGAATGTATTCCCGTGACCTCCCGTGAGGTTAATCAGTTTATTCAGCAAGTGATGGGAGAGGAGTTTAGCGCTAAACACTTTAGAACGTGGCGCGCTAGTGTTTTAGCATTCGAAGCTTTTTATAATGCTAAGAAAAAGCTCCCTTTGTGCGACATGCTAGAAACGGTATCGAGCCATTTGGGTAATACGCCAACGATAGCCCGTAATTCTTATGTTCATCCTGCACTGATTGATTTGTGCAAAGAATGTGAAGCCACACAGGTACGTACAAGACAACAACTTAAGTTACCTCGTAAAACAAAATACTTGAGCCGGTATGAACGTGGCTTACTACTTTTTTTAGC